The following proteins are co-located in the uncultured Draconibacterium sp. genome:
- a CDS encoding alpha/beta hydrolase-fold protein codes for MKTKSIKTIFITLLGAFLVTIISAQEIQRNRGPQVVSPEITIDNSVTFRLYSEDAKSVRVNGSWMNMGETLEMKKGDDGVWTATSAMLEPSMYHYNFILDGVNILDPKNPQAMRDGTRYANTLIIPGEASEYFQVKNVPHGSINKVWYNSPSLDLTRRMYVYTPPGYEDSMEKFPVLYLLHGGGGDEDAWTSLGRANYILDNLIAEGKAKAMIVVMTNGNANQTASITDWSKEPDASLSVEPGSNRSEKEIMDGITAFPNSLVKDVIPYIEKHFKVKADSENRAIAGLSMGCMQTQIIAMTNPELFQYVGCFSLGIHFNDPFGIISNNILIPAYDKNLGTMKNKVFYVGCGKDDFVYEGVQTLRKKLDEHNFNYIYKETDGGHTWANWRDYLADFTPRLFK; via the coding sequence ATGAAAACTAAATCAATCAAAACAATATTTATTACACTGCTCGGAGCGTTTTTAGTAACAATAATTTCAGCACAGGAAATCCAGCGAAACAGAGGGCCACAGGTGGTTTCTCCCGAAATTACCATAGACAACAGTGTTACGTTCCGTCTTTATTCAGAAGATGCCAAATCAGTAAGAGTAAATGGAAGCTGGATGAACATGGGGGAGACGCTTGAAATGAAAAAAGGCGATGACGGTGTTTGGACTGCAACAAGTGCAATGCTGGAACCGTCGATGTATCATTATAATTTTATTTTAGATGGTGTAAATATTCTTGACCCGAAAAATCCGCAAGCCATGCGCGATGGAACGAGGTATGCCAATACTTTGATCATTCCCGGAGAAGCATCGGAATATTTCCAGGTGAAAAATGTTCCTCATGGTTCAATTAATAAAGTGTGGTACAATTCTCCTTCGTTGGATTTGACCCGCAGAATGTATGTTTATACACCTCCGGGGTATGAAGACAGCATGGAAAAATTTCCGGTTTTATACCTGCTTCATGGTGGTGGTGGCGACGAAGATGCGTGGACTTCCTTAGGGCGTGCGAATTACATTCTGGATAATCTGATTGCAGAAGGAAAAGCCAAAGCAATGATCGTTGTGATGACCAATGGGAATGCAAATCAGACCGCCTCAATAACCGATTGGTCAAAAGAACCGGATGCTTCTTTAAGTGTAGAGCCAGGCTCCAATCGCAGCGAAAAAGAGATTATGGATGGAATTACAGCGTTTCCAAACAGTTTGGTAAAAGATGTAATTCCATACATCGAAAAGCATTTTAAGGTAAAAGCTGATAGCGAAAACAGGGCTATTGCAGGTTTATCTATGGGATGTATGCAAACACAGATAATTGCCATGACAAATCCTGAATTGTTCCAGTACGTTGGATGTTTTAGTCTGGGAATTCATTTTAACGACCCATTTGGTATAATTTCAAATAATATTCTGATTCCGGCATATGACAAAAACCTGGGAACCATGAAGAATAAAGTGTTCTATGTTGGTTGCGGGAAAGATGATTTTGTTTATGAAGGTGTTCAAACCTTGCGTAAAAAGCTGGATGAGCACAACTTTAATTATATCTATAAAGAAACCGATGGCGGACATACGTGGGCAAACTGGAGAGATTATCTGGCAGATTTTACTCCAAGATTGTTCAAATAG
- a CDS encoding alpha-L-rhamnosidase N-terminal domain-containing protein, with product MKKTLLIISFLFVVQITLLAQPWNRNQNNEWDASWICVPETEATDAGLYLFRKTINFDELPEKLVMRVTADNRYKLYINEKLVSLGPALGDLTHWNYETVDIAPYLKQGENTIAAEVWNEGDMKPVSQFSWKTGFLFQGTDEASKVLNTNDSWKCIEDKSYTPIRQQVRGYYAAGAGEKIDMKLAVKGWKTLGFDDSSWKAAKAVFERSTRGMGFNTRGGWTLTPSIIPQMEMTYQRLVATRKAEGVSVPKNFPAEKVAFEVPANATAKILLDQEVYTNAYPTLVFSGGDKSTIVITYSEGLYDSEGAKNNRNEIEGKSISGRTDTIISDGSPNQIFTALNWRTYRYIELKVETKDSPLIIEDFYGTFTGYPFEMNAKINANDTELDKILEIGWRTARSCAVETYMDCPYYERLQYIGDARIQLLVSYFNSGDDRLAKNALNLMNNSRQMDGYTLSRYPDTQNQVIATYSMWYVCMLYDYLLYGSDPEFLNDKLLGSRQILNYFISFVDDDGSLKNLPGWNFTDWASNWRMGMAPAAEDGSTALLDLQLLLALQAGLELEKVEGSVEYANMYASLVKKMSETIKRKYWDESRSLFADTPDKKDFSQHTNSMAILAGLTTPEQNVKIAQQMLEDESLTQATIYFKYYLHLALAKAGMGDDFLEWLDIWRKNIDLGLSTWGETSEVETTRSDCHAWGASPNIEAYRIVLGIESAAPYFGKVKIEPNIGAFETISGEMPHPAGKITVEYDNSSTGLKAEISLPEGITGTFVWEGKSQELKSGKNTIDL from the coding sequence ATGAAAAAAACACTATTGATTATCAGTTTTCTATTTGTTGTACAGATTACTTTACTTGCACAGCCTTGGAACCGGAATCAAAACAACGAATGGGATGCAAGCTGGATTTGTGTCCCTGAAACAGAAGCAACGGATGCCGGGCTATACTTGTTTCGGAAAACTATAAATTTTGATGAGCTACCTGAAAAACTGGTAATGCGCGTAACTGCTGATAACCGCTACAAACTTTACATCAACGAAAAGCTGGTTTCATTGGGGCCTGCACTTGGCGATCTGACACACTGGAATTACGAAACAGTTGATATTGCACCTTACCTGAAACAAGGTGAAAACACTATTGCCGCCGAGGTTTGGAATGAAGGGGATATGAAACCAGTTTCACAATTCTCGTGGAAAACAGGATTTTTATTTCAAGGTACCGATGAGGCAAGCAAAGTATTAAATACCAACGATTCGTGGAAATGTATCGAGGATAAAAGTTACACTCCGATCAGGCAGCAGGTACGTGGATATTATGCTGCCGGTGCAGGAGAAAAAATTGACATGAAGCTGGCAGTAAAAGGTTGGAAAACTCTTGGTTTTGACGACAGCAGCTGGAAAGCAGCCAAAGCTGTTTTCGAACGTTCAACAAGGGGTATGGGTTTTAATACACGGGGCGGTTGGACATTGACTCCCTCAATTATTCCTCAAATGGAAATGACTTACCAACGTTTGGTAGCAACGCGAAAAGCAGAAGGTGTTTCTGTTCCTAAAAACTTCCCTGCAGAAAAAGTGGCTTTTGAAGTGCCTGCAAATGCTACAGCAAAAATTTTACTCGATCAGGAAGTGTACACCAATGCTTATCCAACACTCGTTTTTAGTGGCGGCGATAAAAGTACAATCGTAATTACCTATTCCGAAGGTTTGTATGATTCCGAAGGTGCAAAAAACAATCGAAACGAGATAGAAGGGAAAAGCATTTCAGGACGCACAGATACTATTATTTCGGATGGTTCTCCTAATCAGATTTTCACTGCTTTAAACTGGAGAACTTATCGATATATTGAGTTAAAAGTGGAAACAAAAGATAGTCCGTTAATCATCGAAGATTTCTACGGAACATTTACCGGCTACCCATTTGAAATGAACGCCAAAATAAATGCCAATGATACAGAGTTGGATAAAATTCTGGAAATTGGCTGGCGTACTGCCCGTTCATGTGCAGTTGAAACATATATGGATTGTCCGTACTACGAGCGTTTGCAATACATTGGTGATGCTCGAATCCAGCTACTTGTTTCGTATTTTAACAGTGGCGACGACCGTCTGGCCAAGAATGCATTAAACCTGATGAACAATTCTCGTCAGATGGATGGATATACTTTAAGTCGCTACCCGGATACGCAAAATCAGGTAATTGCCACTTATTCGATGTGGTATGTGTGTATGTTGTACGATTACCTGCTGTATGGAAGCGATCCTGAATTTTTAAATGACAAACTACTGGGATCACGCCAGATTTTAAACTACTTCATCAGTTTTGTTGACGATGACGGATCGCTCAAAAACCTGCCGGGATGGAACTTTACCGACTGGGCAAGCAACTGGCGAATGGGAATGGCACCGGCTGCCGAAGATGGAAGTACTGCTTTGCTTGATTTGCAGTTGTTATTGGCTTTACAAGCTGGTTTGGAGCTGGAAAAAGTTGAAGGAAGTGTTGAGTATGCTAACATGTATGCAAGCCTGGTAAAAAAGATGTCGGAAACCATTAAACGAAAATACTGGGATGAATCCCGCAGCTTGTTTGCCGATACACCTGACAAAAAAGATTTCTCGCAGCATACCAATTCAATGGCAATTCTTGCCGGCCTTACTACTCCGGAGCAAAACGTTAAAATTGCTCAGCAAATGTTGGAAGATGAGTCGCTTACTCAAGCTACTATCTACTTTAAATATTACTTGCACCTGGCCCTGGCGAAAGCCGGTATGGGCGACGATTTCCTTGAGTGGCTGGACATCTGGCGTAAAAATATCGATCTTGGTTTAAGTACCTGGGGCGAAACCTCAGAGGTGGAAACAACCCGTTCTGATTGTCACGCATGGGGTGCCAGCCCGAACATTGAAGCTTACCGAATTGTACTCGGAATTGAAAGTGCTGCGCCGTATTTCGGGAAAGTGAAAATTGAGCCAAATATTGGTGCGTTTGAAACAATTAGTGGTGAAATGCCTCATCCTGCCGGAAAAATTACGGTAGAGTACGATAACTCTTCAACAGGCTTAAAAGCAGAAATCAGTCTGCCGGAAGGAATTACAGGAACATTTGTGTGGGAAGGCAAAAGCCAGGAGTTGAAGAGCGGCAAAAACACGATCGATTTATAA
- a CDS encoding carboxylesterase family protein — protein sequence MNSINRRQFVNRLTLTAAGTVAFSGLAYSSGKFISGFGAEEFVSAESATGKLRGVRQDGVNIFKGIPYGGSVSGENRFRRPLKVDPWTGVRDALEVGAPSVQGAGWGPKPAEDCLFLNVWTPANDNKKRPVMFYNHGGGYVTGSGGSGHQDGANLARYFDVVVVATNHRLGLLGFLYLDEIAGADYAGSGNMGVLDIAAGLKWVNENIDRFGGDPNNVMIFGESGGGGKTACVYAMPEASPYFNKASIESGPGVRMLTKDLAAETTEMVLKEMNIAKNDWRKLLEVSPEQLLEIQNKFMFIPPFQAEIGIPEMHGFGPVVDGSVLPNHPFDPTAPNISKDKPLLTGWNEDEYAFFAMQNRNTEFTKFTFEDLPSKLVSQFGNDAATIVDAYRKASPDATAPQIFMAVSSINMMGLGSIEIAERKSKEDGAPVYLYNFGYKSDMKIPGSDFPMGTPHAMDISYKFNNVQPPKEGEEQQRMFGDSSPASCKASHNFAELWTNFARTGIPSAEGVPEWPAYNFKDRPTMRIDTDCTIINDRYKVELDMWRKIGKLHAV from the coding sequence ATGAACTCAATAAACAGAAGACAATTCGTTAACCGATTAACATTAACAGCTGCCGGAACCGTAGCTTTTTCAGGCCTTGCCTATTCTTCGGGCAAGTTCATCTCCGGTTTTGGTGCCGAAGAGTTTGTAAGTGCTGAAAGCGCAACCGGAAAGTTGCGCGGCGTAAGACAAGATGGTGTAAATATCTTCAAAGGAATTCCGTACGGAGGTTCTGTTTCGGGAGAAAACCGATTTCGTCGTCCGCTAAAAGTTGACCCTTGGACAGGTGTTCGCGATGCACTGGAAGTAGGTGCACCATCGGTGCAAGGTGCGGGATGGGGGCCAAAACCTGCTGAAGATTGTTTGTTCCTGAATGTGTGGACACCGGCCAACGATAATAAAAAACGTCCGGTTATGTTCTACAATCATGGTGGCGGTTATGTTACCGGATCGGGTGGTTCTGGCCATCAGGACGGTGCAAACCTGGCCCGTTATTTCGACGTGGTTGTAGTGGCAACCAACCACCGACTGGGTTTATTGGGTTTTCTTTATTTAGATGAAATTGCGGGTGCGGATTATGCCGGATCGGGAAATATGGGCGTTCTGGATATTGCTGCCGGATTAAAATGGGTGAATGAAAACATTGATCGTTTTGGTGGCGATCCGAATAACGTGATGATTTTTGGCGAGTCGGGTGGTGGTGGAAAAACAGCTTGTGTTTATGCCATGCCGGAAGCTTCGCCTTATTTTAATAAAGCTTCGATTGAAAGTGGCCCGGGCGTTCGGATGCTCACAAAAGATCTGGCTGCCGAAACTACCGAAATGGTGCTTAAAGAAATGAATATCGCCAAAAATGACTGGCGAAAACTGCTTGAAGTTTCACCGGAGCAATTGTTAGAGATTCAAAACAAATTCATGTTTATCCCACCTTTTCAGGCCGAAATTGGAATACCAGAGATGCACGGTTTTGGACCGGTAGTTGATGGTTCGGTTTTACCAAATCACCCCTTCGATCCAACAGCACCAAACATCTCAAAAGACAAGCCTTTGCTTACAGGATGGAATGAAGATGAATATGCATTTTTTGCTATGCAAAACAGGAATACCGAATTTACCAAATTCACTTTTGAAGATCTCCCTTCGAAGCTGGTATCACAGTTCGGTAATGATGCTGCGACAATAGTGGATGCATATCGTAAAGCTTCGCCAGATGCAACGGCCCCTCAAATATTCATGGCTGTTTCATCTATTAATATGATGGGATTGGGTTCCATTGAAATTGCCGAACGGAAATCAAAAGAAGACGGAGCGCCAGTTTACCTGTACAATTTCGGTTACAAATCAGACATGAAAATTCCGGGATCGGATTTCCCAATGGGAACGCCGCACGCGATGGATATTTCCTATAAATTCAACAATGTGCAGCCGCCCAAAGAAGGCGAAGAACAACAACGTATGTTTGGCGACAGTTCGCCCGCAAGCTGCAAAGCATCGCACAATTTTGCCGAATTATGGACCAACTTTGCGCGTACTGGTATTCCTTCAGCCGAAGGTGTTCCGGAGTGGCCGGCTTATAATTTTAAAGATCGGCCAACCATGCGAATCGATACGGATTGTACAATAATAAACGACCGGTACAAAGTGGAACTGGACATGTGGAGGAAAATTGGAAAATTACATGCCGTTTGA
- a CDS encoding MBL fold metallo-hydrolase, which translates to MKKSIALIFMLALCQLTTMAQMPAANFEGEEVFKNDDVVFHKIDDHTWVGTGHMSANESIYLIEGNDKAVLLDAATKITDLDKIVASITDKPVTLMLTHVHPDHVGAADYFPVVYMNPGDKESAAQMMPNYKGEFKYLEDGQVIDLGGRKLEVVFTPAHTWGSTTYIDKAAGYGFSGDSFGSGNLLMFAGTFSDLIATCEKMSAVMEKEAIEKLYPGHFFGNNPETKQRVDDLITLSKDILSGKEKGEETEGNRFGFNHIATKYGVRINYGDKTMK; encoded by the coding sequence ATGAAAAAATCGATCGCTCTAATTTTTATGCTGGCTCTTTGTCAGTTAACGACAATGGCGCAAATGCCGGCTGCCAACTTCGAGGGAGAAGAAGTTTTTAAAAACGACGATGTTGTTTTCCATAAAATTGACGACCACACCTGGGTGGGAACCGGGCACATGTCGGCGAACGAGAGCATCTACCTGATTGAAGGAAATGATAAAGCTGTTTTGCTTGATGCTGCAACTAAAATCACCGACCTGGATAAAATTGTTGCGTCAATTACCGACAAACCGGTTACACTGATGCTAACACACGTGCATCCTGACCATGTTGGTGCTGCCGATTATTTTCCGGTGGTTTATATGAATCCCGGCGATAAAGAATCCGCTGCCCAAATGATGCCAAATTACAAAGGTGAATTTAAGTACCTGGAAGACGGTCAGGTTATCGATCTTGGTGGCCGAAAACTGGAAGTGGTTTTTACGCCTGCGCATACCTGGGGATCTACAACATATATCGATAAAGCAGCCGGTTATGGTTTTAGCGGCGATTCATTTGGTTCGGGAAACTTATTAATGTTTGCCGGAACTTTCTCCGACCTGATTGCCACTTGCGAGAAAATGAGTGCAGTTATGGAGAAAGAAGCCATCGAGAAATTATATCCCGGACACTTTTTCGGTAACAATCCCGAAACAAAACAACGCGTGGACGATTTGATCACCCTGAGTAAAGATATTCTTTCGGGTAAAGAAAAAGGCGAGGAAACGGAAGGTAACCGATTTGGTTTTAACCACATTGCTACTAAGTACGGTGTGCGAATTAATTACGGAGATAAAACCATGAAGTAA
- a CDS encoding neutral/alkaline non-lysosomal ceramidase N-terminal domain-containing protein, translated as MKRKNTIKLVLWSLILFMACPAFAQTGLKVGAAKVDITPKQSDLKSSTDIIRGKLYVRAIYIENGTNSAVLVAIDAGGIHEIDDILAKSSESTGCPAQNYVVTGTHTHSGNTGGLFNGAPTPETIADAIVASVDQAKANMAPASVGYGTTQVDLNVNRDNFDENLEWHQTANWDGPSDKTLAVITFLGEDDVPIAVYMNYAMHPVNFFMSGVVSADFPGDATKYVEDMFDGKTVALFSQGASGDQNPKMAYTSIFQEGQIKGVLPPPAAPSTGRQPSFDGPGEIPADQLEAHKKVVDRKSDYVHMLGTTLGNNAVQVMLYHTQYEKSSKIWCKKEDVVCPGRVRIDTKGRENYDPGYKDRPDVHIGLGLVQIGDINLVTVSGEVYSEIGMRLKAESPASKTMMVTLTNGTRTGYIYSTQASTHLTFQVIGSNLKPGFAEPAIVNTAIEMMEESKL; from the coding sequence ATGAAACGTAAAAATACAATCAAACTTGTTCTTTGGAGCCTGATCCTTTTCATGGCCTGTCCGGCATTTGCCCAAACCGGTTTAAAAGTAGGGGCAGCAAAAGTCGATATCACACCAAAACAAAGCGACTTAAAGAGTTCAACTGATATTATTCGTGGAAAACTTTATGTGCGTGCAATTTACATTGAAAACGGAACAAATTCAGCTGTTTTAGTAGCTATCGATGCCGGTGGTATTCATGAAATTGATGATATATTGGCGAAATCATCAGAATCAACAGGATGTCCGGCACAAAACTATGTAGTTACCGGAACGCATACGCACAGTGGTAACACTGGGGGACTTTTTAACGGAGCTCCTACTCCGGAAACAATTGCTGATGCCATTGTTGCTTCTGTCGATCAGGCGAAGGCAAATATGGCGCCTGCAAGTGTAGGTTACGGAACTACACAAGTTGATTTGAATGTAAACCGCGATAATTTCGATGAGAATTTAGAGTGGCACCAAACCGCAAACTGGGATGGTCCTTCAGATAAAACTTTGGCAGTAATAACTTTCCTTGGCGAAGACGATGTGCCGATTGCTGTGTACATGAATTACGCCATGCACCCCGTTAATTTCTTTATGAGTGGTGTTGTTAGTGCCGATTTCCCGGGCGATGCAACAAAATATGTTGAAGATATGTTCGACGGAAAAACTGTGGCTTTATTTAGCCAGGGTGCTTCCGGCGACCAAAATCCTAAAATGGCATATACTTCTATTTTCCAGGAAGGGCAGATTAAAGGCGTATTGCCTCCACCTGCTGCGCCATCAACAGGCCGCCAACCATCATTCGACGGTCCGGGAGAAATTCCTGCCGACCAACTTGAGGCTCACAAAAAAGTTGTTGATCGTAAAAGCGACTATGTACACATGTTAGGAACTACTTTGGGTAACAACGCTGTACAGGTTATGCTTTACCATACGCAATATGAAAAGAGTTCGAAAATCTGGTGTAAAAAAGAGGATGTGGTTTGTCCCGGCCGTGTTCGTATTGATACCAAAGGTCGCGAGAATTACGATCCGGGATACAAAGACCGACCGGATGTACACATTGGTTTGGGTTTGGTTCAGATTGGCGATATCAATTTGGTAACCGTAAGTGGCGAGGTTTATTCTGAAATTGGAATGCGATTGAAGGCTGAGTCTCCTGCATCTAAAACAATGATGGTTACATTAACCAACGGAACGCGTACAGGATATATTTATTCTACTCAGGCAAGTACTCACCTTACTTTTCAGGTAATTGGTTCAAACCTAAAACCCGGATTTGCTGAACCGGCAATTGTGAATACCGCGATTGAAATGATGGAAGAATCAAAACTTTAA
- a CDS encoding glycosyl hydrolase, translated as MKPNLNLKTIKYISSVFVTFITVILIFIACKQVDNQEGLALEKGFNNPPEAAKPRVWWHWMGGNVAWEGAKADMDWMTRVGIGGLQCFHAGMRMQGAESAVVENYYPYMSDGWKSAFAKSAAYADQLGLEFATAASPGWSETGGPWVEPEDGMKKMVYALTNVEGGKPFTGVLNHPPVVTGVYQTSTGGSGHQGNMGAEKPQLYKDQKVLAFQVAEDEILPTPKITASGGTVNAAALSDGFYDHPGITLPAAKEEGEISWIQFDYGKPVTVRGLVLSAQARGPVGYKLESSNDGSSWSDTGADIRGGGVVHTNSVDNANARYFRFVSIKQPPSPPAPWFRWSFGPPPPAPVAINFTELTLLGTPTVHSFEQKAAYFSDYSSRGYFDLPDGSAGAAIKTSEVLDLTEKLNEDGSLSWTPPAGQWMVLRVGYSLTGAQNRPAAPEATGLEVDKLDSAAIKRYMDYYIDMYREAADGLVGEKGLHALMFDSWESGFANWTPKILEGFQQNIGYDPTPWVPALAGYVVESPDKTDKFLYDWRRNIQLMLKQHHYDFLTRYLHEIGMIRYGEAHEAGFATMGEGMEMKQTADIPMGAMWMHHEPGYMEGNYFNDNQESASVAHIYGQNIAATESFTGGPAYGTAPWDLKSTADAILLSGSNRFVIHTSAHQPITRGPGVTLGVGQMFSRNETWAEQSKVWIDYLSRSSYMLQAGKAANDIALFYGEESSMTAIYGNDFKLLPDGYRYDFVSAAVVMNMLSVENGALTTESGMNYKAIFLGRGATQMTLPVLKKMKDFVEQGAVVIGTRPEGSPSLADDPAEVKEVLDILWPGDAVASVGQGKVFNTEDSGAAFKEIGLEPDFTYESPVADSDVMFLHRKLNNGGIYFVASQTDNVETIEASFRISGYKAELWDPATGKISPVSYEFKGERTNVTIPLDSFGSIFVVFREKTKQSSVSLPVSIETVVTQLEGPWQVEFQEERGAPASATFDKLIDFRESDNDGIKYFSGIATYVKSVDVAQETIDKGEVIIDLGLVNNLAEVWVNGQLAGTAWKPPYRVDITDFVTAGSNEIEIKAVNTWVNRLIGDAQPGVSDDEKITLTTRPFYRANSPLVPAGLIGPVEIMSLATN; from the coding sequence ATGAAGCCAAATTTAAATCTCAAAACAATAAAATACATTTCTTCAGTATTTGTCACTTTTATAACGGTAATACTGATTTTTATTGCCTGTAAACAAGTGGATAATCAGGAAGGACTAGCACTTGAAAAAGGATTCAATAATCCACCGGAAGCAGCCAAACCACGCGTGTGGTGGCACTGGATGGGCGGAAACGTAGCCTGGGAAGGCGCAAAAGCTGATATGGACTGGATGACGCGCGTTGGAATTGGCGGTCTGCAATGTTTCCACGCCGGAATGCGAATGCAGGGAGCCGAGTCGGCAGTTGTTGAAAATTACTACCCGTATATGTCGGATGGCTGGAAATCTGCTTTTGCAAAATCAGCAGCTTATGCCGATCAGTTAGGTCTTGAATTTGCAACCGCAGCATCTCCCGGATGGAGTGAAACAGGTGGCCCGTGGGTTGAACCCGAAGACGGAATGAAAAAAATGGTGTATGCCCTTACCAATGTTGAGGGTGGAAAACCATTTACAGGCGTATTAAATCATCCGCCGGTAGTAACCGGAGTTTATCAAACCAGTACAGGTGGATCTGGTCACCAGGGAAATATGGGCGCAGAAAAGCCTCAGTTGTATAAAGACCAAAAAGTACTCGCTTTCCAGGTTGCAGAAGACGAAATTCTTCCAACGCCTAAAATTACTGCAAGCGGAGGTACGGTAAATGCCGCAGCTCTTTCCGATGGTTTTTACGATCACCCGGGAATTACCCTTCCTGCAGCAAAAGAAGAGGGCGAGATTTCATGGATTCAATTTGACTATGGAAAACCGGTTACCGTAAGAGGACTGGTTTTATCAGCACAGGCTCGTGGTCCGGTGGGTTATAAACTGGAATCGAGCAACGACGGATCAAGCTGGTCAGATACAGGCGCCGACATTCGTGGCGGTGGAGTGGTGCACACCAACTCTGTTGACAATGCAAATGCACGCTATTTCCGTTTTGTAAGTATAAAACAACCACCATCTCCGCCAGCTCCCTGGTTTCGTTGGTCATTTGGACCTCCACCGCCAGCTCCGGTGGCTATTAATTTTACCGAGTTGACTTTGTTGGGAACTCCAACCGTTCATTCGTTTGAACAAAAGGCAGCCTACTTCTCTGATTATTCAAGCAGAGGTTATTTTGATTTGCCAGATGGATCAGCAGGAGCAGCGATAAAAACTTCTGAAGTATTGGATCTAACCGAAAAACTGAACGAAGACGGATCATTGAGCTGGACACCTCCTGCAGGACAGTGGATGGTACTTCGCGTTGGTTATTCGCTTACCGGTGCACAAAACCGCCCGGCCGCTCCTGAAGCAACCGGTTTGGAAGTGGATAAACTCGATTCGGCAGCAATAAAACGTTACATGGATTATTACATCGATATGTATCGCGAAGCTGCTGACGGCCTTGTTGGAGAGAAAGGATTACACGCCTTGATGTTCGACAGCTGGGAATCTGGTTTTGCCAACTGGACACCAAAAATCCTTGAAGGTTTCCAACAGAATATTGGTTACGATCCAACTCCATGGGTGCCTGCTTTGGCCGGTTACGTAGTGGAAAGTCCGGATAAAACAGACAAATTTTTGTACGACTGGCGACGCAATATTCAGCTGATGTTAAAGCAACATCACTACGATTTCCTGACACGTTATTTGCATGAAATTGGAATGATCCGCTACGGAGAAGCGCACGAAGCCGGTTTTGCAACCATGGGAGAAGGAATGGAAATGAAACAAACTGCCGACATTCCGATGGGTGCGATGTGGATGCATCACGAACCCGGTTACATGGAAGGTAACTATTTTAACGACAACCAGGAATCAGCTTCGGTTGCCCACATTTACGGACAAAATATTGCAGCTACCGAATCATTTACCGGCGGTCCGGCCTACGGCACAGCACCGTGGGATTTGAAATCAACTGCCGATGCTATTTTGCTTTCGGGTTCTAACCGTTTTGTAATTCACACTTCTGCTCACCAGCCAATCACCAGAGGTCCTGGTGTTACATTGGGCGTTGGACAAATGTTCTCGCGTAACGAAACATGGGCCGAGCAATCAAAAGTTTGGATCGACTATTTGTCACGTTCATCATACATGTTGCAAGCCGGTAAAGCTGCCAACGACATTGCTCTTTTCTACGGCGAAGAATCATCGATGACTGCGATCTACGGAAACGACTTTAAACTTCTTCCAGACGGATATCGCTACGATTTTGTAAGTGCCGCTGTGGTAATGAATATGCTTTCAGTGGAAAACGGCGCATTAACCACCGAATCTGGAATGAACTACAAAGCGATTTTCTTAGGTAGAGGTGCTACACAAATGACGCTTCCTGTTTTAAAGAAAATGAAGGACTTTGTTGAGCAAGGTGCCGTTGTAATCGGAACTCGTCCTGAAGGTTCTCCAAGTTTGGCAGATGATCCTGCAGAAGTTAAAGAAGTACTTGATATTCTTTGGCCGGGCGATGCCGTTGCAAGCGTTGGACAAGGTAAGGTTTTCAATACAGAAGATTCAGGCGCAGCCTTTAAAGAAATTGGTTTGGAGCCAGACTTTACCTACGAATCACCGGTTGCTGACAGCGACGTTATGTTCCTGCACCGCAAGCTGAATAACGGTGGTATTTATTTCGTAGCAAGTCAAACTGACAATGTAGAAACCATCGAAGCCAGTTTTCGCATCAGCGGTTACAAAGCTGAGTTGTGGGACCCTGCAACAGGAAAAATCAGTCCTGTATCGTATGAGTTCAAAGGCGAACGTACAAATGTTACTATTCCGCTTGACTCGTTTGGATCGATCTTCGTGGTATTCCGCGAGAAAACAAAACAAAGCAGTGTAAGTCTTCCGGTTTCAATAGAAACTGTGGTAACTCAATTGGAAGGACCCTGGCAGGTTGAATTCCAGGAAGAGCGTGGTGCACCTGCATCGGCTACTTTCGATAAACTGATCGATTTCCGCGAAAGTGATAACGACGGAATTAAATATTTCTCAGGAATTGCAACTTACGTTAAATCGGTTGATGTTGCGCAGGAAACAATCGACAAAGGAGAAGTAATCATCGACCTTGGTTTGGTGAATAACCTGGCCGAAGTTTGGGTGAATGGTCAATTGGCCGGAACAGCCTGGAAACCTCCTTATCGTGTTGATATTACTGATTTTGTAACTGCCGGTTCTAACGAAATCGAAATAAAAGCAGTAAATACCTGGGTGAACCGATTGATCGGTGATGCACAACCCGGCGTTAGCGACGACGAGAAAATTACATTAACAACACGACCATTCTACCGCGCAAATTCACCATTGGTACCTGCCGGATTGATCGGGCCTGTTGAAATTATGAGTTTAGCAACCAACTAA